A section of the Planctomycetota bacterium genome encodes:
- a CDS encoding ECF-type sigma factor, translating to MQPEPTSAQTEVTQILHAVRDGERGASDRLLPLVYEELRRLARGYMQNEQPGQTIQATALVHEAYVRLVGGQEYSWDHRGHFFAAAAMAMRRILVERARHRKRVKHGGDRKRVDLDDYAALSESPGTDLIALDDALEKLAAYDRRKCEVVMLKYFAGLTNDEAAAALGVSSATVRNEWTFARAWLLRELSSSQTREMGPAGGA from the coding sequence ATGCAGCCCGAACCGACCAGCGCCCAGACCGAGGTCACGCAGATCCTGCACGCCGTACGCGACGGGGAGCGTGGCGCCTCGGACCGCCTGCTCCCGCTCGTGTATGAGGAACTGCGTCGTCTGGCGCGCGGGTACATGCAGAACGAGCAGCCCGGGCAGACGATCCAGGCGACGGCGCTGGTGCACGAGGCGTATGTGCGTCTGGTGGGCGGGCAGGAGTATTCCTGGGACCACCGCGGGCACTTCTTCGCCGCGGCGGCGATGGCGATGCGCCGGATCCTGGTCGAGCGGGCCCGCCATCGCAAGCGCGTGAAGCACGGGGGCGACCGCAAGCGGGTCGACCTGGACGACTACGCGGCACTCTCCGAGTCTCCCGGGACCGACCTGATCGCGCTGGACGATGCGCTTGAGAAACTCGCGGCGTACGACCGACGCAAGTGCGAGGTCGTGATGCTGAAGTACTTCGCGGGCCTGACGAACGACGAGGCCGCGGCGGCGCTCGGGGTTTCGTCCGCGACGGTGCGCAACGAATGGACGTTCGCGCGGGCGTGGCTGCTGCGGGAACTGAGCAGCTCGCAGACGCGCGAGATGGGGCCGGCGGGCGGGGCATGA
- a CDS encoding protein kinase, translating to MNTTDRNRRAEEAFFAICELPPEEWTDAVNARCAGDEALLQEVRSLLECHVRAEGFLDGAEIVDLRHGFFGRRGGHEDAELRTGTKFGEYVIEGVLGAGGMGTVYVARQERPSRTVALKVVRRGYAGPSLLRRFEHEAEMLGRLHHPGIAQIFEAGSASVDADKPAQPYIAMELVRGQSLTEHCARLDLTPRERMELIAKVCDAVHHAHQRGVIHRDLKPANILVDERGQPKILDFGVARAADADLRVTTMQTSVGQLIGTLPYMSPEQVTGDPGEVDTRSDVYALGVLLFQLLTGKLPHDVSSRSLPEAARIIREEAPSRLSAVSRVFRGDVETIVSQALEKDKARRYQSAADLAEDLRRHIAGLPIMAKEHSALYVLAKQLRRNKVVVAAGGTLLAALLVFSAYAWVQAGRMGRLADRETSAREAAQTALKLAADEAARANEQAARLQNELWLSMLERGRLEGVTGNVSLAEDMLWRSYLARPKDTRARWALWELYERHPCRWTRVPTPGAVRLNVVALSNDGVVATIAADGTLVLLGARAGDTLATLGGALPNALELRFTQDGRRLVGVGWGAPSGGGGAPGCNVVTWSVSPVADGRCVVEPVARFASPGVNEAGVALPGVELLALAPDGAHVAYARAGGGIEVRRTDGADPPGALSYAAGERLMALAVSNGGTLIALASESGGVRVLRASDGAEVGAWHVAEVPVWSLEFTPDAGLLLAGSRDRALSIIDLAAGTMRRVPHLPAFETTRRVAAAPSGEFAISAGESAAQVWSLAPGGGVRLIASHAGKITDAALSADAGLAATVGPDGRVRLWEPRSLPGTRRFEGHKTWAFEAAFHPQSGNVASGGGEGTVRLWTRDGRLLAERATGSPRVRFLRFSPDGSALYACGSDGTVHILDPTTLEARRTFVGCPPGAKDWAREVASLAFSPDGSEIVVGGYWWTLRVYDAQTLEFRRDARLESPASFVKALLFSRDGKTLYCNGSGRGVCEWSFPDLALRRHLPTDSPTHNIALAPGGESLAAGTEAGRVIIFDLATGERRIVLDAHSSPCYALGFSPSGRVLATGGDDGLLRLWDPTSNRALVTITPRRGECASVAFAPGGHEVFGMFRERVMMSWNLLHYNLHIAGNLPYQLVHQEDANALSDSDRAGLLEWARLIEAQTAH from the coding sequence ATGAACACGACGGACCGGAATCGCCGCGCAGAGGAGGCGTTCTTCGCGATCTGCGAGCTACCGCCCGAAGAGTGGACCGACGCGGTGAACGCGCGGTGCGCGGGGGACGAGGCGCTGCTGCAGGAAGTGCGGAGCCTGCTGGAATGTCACGTCCGGGCGGAGGGCTTCCTCGACGGGGCGGAGATCGTGGACCTTCGCCACGGGTTCTTCGGACGCCGCGGAGGGCACGAGGACGCGGAGCTGCGCACGGGCACGAAGTTCGGCGAGTACGTGATCGAGGGGGTGCTGGGCGCGGGGGGCATGGGCACGGTGTACGTGGCGCGCCAGGAGCGCCCGAGCCGGACGGTGGCGCTCAAGGTTGTTCGGCGCGGGTACGCGGGCCCCTCGCTGCTGCGGCGCTTTGAGCACGAGGCCGAGATGCTGGGGCGGCTTCATCACCCCGGGATCGCGCAGATCTTCGAGGCGGGTTCGGCGAGCGTGGACGCCGACAAGCCCGCGCAGCCGTACATCGCGATGGAGCTCGTCCGCGGGCAGTCGCTCACCGAGCACTGCGCGCGGCTGGACCTGACGCCCCGCGAGCGCATGGAACTGATCGCGAAGGTGTGCGACGCGGTGCACCACGCGCACCAGCGGGGCGTCATCCACCGCGACCTCAAGCCCGCGAACATCCTGGTCGACGAGCGGGGTCAGCCGAAGATCCTGGACTTCGGCGTGGCGCGCGCCGCCGACGCCGATCTGCGCGTCACCACCATGCAGACCAGCGTGGGCCAGCTCATCGGCACGCTGCCCTACATGAGCCCCGAGCAGGTGACCGGCGACCCCGGCGAGGTCGACACGCGCAGCGACGTCTATGCGCTCGGCGTGCTGCTGTTCCAGTTGCTCACGGGCAAGCTCCCGCACGACGTGTCGAGCCGGTCGCTGCCCGAGGCGGCCCGGATCATCCGCGAGGAAGCGCCCAGCCGCCTCAGCGCCGTCAGCCGGGTCTTCCGGGGCGACGTCGAGACGATCGTGAGCCAGGCGCTGGAGAAGGACAAGGCCCGGCGGTACCAGTCCGCCGCGGACCTGGCCGAGGACCTCCGCCGGCACATCGCCGGGCTGCCGATCATGGCGAAGGAGCACTCGGCGCTGTACGTGCTCGCCAAGCAGCTCCGACGGAACAAGGTCGTCGTGGCGGCGGGGGGCACGCTGCTCGCGGCGCTGCTGGTCTTCTCGGCGTACGCGTGGGTGCAGGCGGGGCGGATGGGGCGCCTGGCCGACCGCGAGACCTCGGCGCGCGAGGCGGCGCAGACGGCGCTGAAGCTGGCGGCGGACGAGGCGGCCCGCGCCAACGAGCAGGCCGCCCGTCTGCAGAACGAACTCTGGCTCAGCATGCTCGAGCGCGGGCGCCTGGAGGGCGTGACCGGGAACGTCTCGCTGGCCGAGGACATGCTGTGGCGCTCATACCTCGCGCGCCCGAAGGACACGCGCGCCCGCTGGGCGCTGTGGGAGTTGTACGAGCGTCATCCATGCCGCTGGACGCGCGTGCCCACCCCCGGGGCGGTGCGGCTGAACGTGGTCGCGCTCAGCAACGACGGCGTCGTCGCGACGATCGCCGCGGACGGCACGCTCGTGCTGCTGGGGGCACGCGCCGGCGACACGCTCGCGACTCTCGGCGGTGCACTGCCCAACGCGCTCGAACTGCGGTTCACCCAGGACGGACGACGGCTCGTCGGCGTCGGCTGGGGTGCGCCCAGCGGCGGGGGCGGCGCGCCCGGGTGCAACGTCGTGACCTGGAGCGTCTCGCCGGTCGCCGACGGACGCTGCGTCGTCGAGCCCGTCGCCCGGTTCGCATCCCCGGGTGTGAACGAGGCGGGCGTCGCGCTGCCCGGGGTGGAGCTCCTCGCCCTCGCGCCCGACGGCGCGCACGTCGCGTACGCGCGTGCGGGCGGGGGAATCGAGGTGCGGCGTACGGACGGCGCCGACCCGCCCGGCGCCCTGTCCTACGCCGCGGGCGAGCGTCTCATGGCTCTCGCCGTGTCGAACGGGGGCACGCTGATCGCCCTGGCCTCGGAGTCCGGTGGCGTGCGCGTGCTGCGCGCGTCGGACGGCGCGGAGGTCGGCGCTTGGCACGTGGCCGAGGTGCCCGTGTGGTCGCTCGAGTTCACGCCCGACGCCGGCTTGCTGCTCGCGGGCTCCAGAGACCGGGCGCTGTCGATCATTGACCTCGCCGCGGGCACGATGCGCCGCGTGCCGCACCTGCCGGCGTTCGAGACCACCCGGCGCGTGGCGGCCGCGCCGTCGGGCGAGTTCGCGATCAGCGCGGGCGAGAGCGCCGCGCAGGTCTGGTCGCTCGCGCCAGGCGGGGGCGTGCGTCTCATCGCGTCGCACGCCGGAAAGATCACGGATGCGGCGCTGAGCGCCGACGCGGGCCTGGCCGCCACCGTCGGCCCGGACGGGCGCGTGCGCCTGTGGGAGCCCCGGTCGCTGCCCGGGACACGCCGGTTCGAAGGGCACAAGACCTGGGCGTTCGAGGCGGCGTTCCACCCGCAGTCGGGCAACGTCGCGTCGGGCGGGGGCGAGGGGACCGTCCGGCTGTGGACGCGCGACGGGCGCCTGCTGGCCGAGCGAGCCACCGGCTCGCCCCGCGTGCGATTCCTGCGATTCTCGCCCGACGGATCGGCGCTCTACGCCTGCGGCTCGGACGGCACGGTCCACATTCTCGACCCGACAACCCTGGAGGCGCGCCGCACGTTCGTAGGCTGTCCGCCGGGGGCGAAGGACTGGGCCCGCGAGGTGGCGTCCCTGGCGTTCTCGCCCGACGGAAGCGAGATCGTCGTCGGGGGCTACTGGTGGACGCTCCGCGTGTACGACGCGCAGACGCTCGAGTTCCGGCGCGACGCGCGCCTCGAGTCGCCCGCCAGTTTCGTCAAGGCGCTGCTCTTCAGCCGCGACGGGAAGACGCTCTACTGCAACGGCAGCGGGCGGGGCGTGTGCGAGTGGTCGTTCCCCGACCTCGCGTTGCGGCGTCACCTGCCGACGGACTCGCCGACGCACAACATCGCGCTGGCCCCGGGGGGTGAGTCGCTCGCCGCGGGCACGGAGGCCGGGCGAGTGATCATCTTTGATCTCGCGACGGGCGAGCGGCGCATCGTGCTGGATGCGCACTCGTCGCCGTGCTACGCGCTGGGGTTCAGTCCATCGGGGCGGGTGCTGGCCACCGGGGGCGACGACGGGCTGCTGCGTCTGTGGGATCCGACGAGCAACCGGGCGCTGGTGACGATCACGCCCCGCCGGGGCGAATGCGCGTCGGTGGCGTTCGCGCCGGGCGGGCACGAGGTGTTCGGCATGTTCCGCGAGCGGGTGATGATGTCGTGGAACCTGCTGCACTACAACCTGCACATCGCGGGCAATCTGCCGTATCAGCTTGTGCATCAAGAAGATGCAAACGCCTTGTCGGATTCGGACCGCGCGGGCCTGCTCGAGTGGGCGCGGCTGATCGAGGCGCAAACGGCGCACTGA
- a CDS encoding serine/threonine-protein kinase, with the protein MASGRGESTVDVAAQRAAALYTSRRASGASVTLEELIPGTPGSPEFEATRTRAMAFIADDPATQADVRPDARTIADVGPGAPGPDARSTRATAGGIADRATRLESANTIGPGGDGAALPAIEGYEVRSCLGRGGMGAVFEAVQLSTGRRVAVKLMIDAAGVSDAARQRFEREVEVVARLEHPGIVSVVDSGVRKGRYYYVMEYVPGDALDRALPPGKGDVRRVVEMLVEICEAVDYAHQRGVLHRDLKPSNVIVDKRGRPRLLDFGIAKLVDDKTDERHGQRGMTIGQPGQLLGTVAYMSPEQAQARNDLTSVRTDVYALGAIGYELLTGHLPCSAEGSLREVLARIAEVDPAPPSKLRRAVPRDIDAVLLRALEKDPQRRYATAGELAQDLSRWLRGEPVSARRVGPTGRFWRFVKRNRTVSMAAAIAAVVLCSVSTLLIIRIVDERDRAVANFALLRGVLESADPERSNSIVQLLDNATKKIEESPPGVDLAEADVRAILGVVYRKFGEYGKARAQQQRVLEIYDARDEHDTDARAEAIHNLAATLWWEGSYSQAETLYTRSLNMRRRLHRGDHPDVAMSLTHLAACRLRMGRLPEATQLYAEALDMRQRLYKGPHEEVAQALNNVAKCELDAEAFERAEVLFRRALDMIVSLRGEQYAGTAAASQNLGDCLLRRCDAALVQGDGAGARTFAEQADEAFSRALAIRLQMFPRGHHLVAMSRAGQARAKAAHGAASDAREAATQALAMIRQTRPANHPDIVDVLDANAEAHLAAGDVAGALDFLDQALAISGSVEPRRAEIVARRGVLLVRLGRTSEGEQALAEGLAALRQARGTTSVRVTRLEQLAHEAGAPTN; encoded by the coding sequence ATGGCGTCCGGGCGCGGTGAGAGCACAGTCGACGTCGCGGCGCAGCGCGCCGCCGCGTTGTACACCTCCCGGCGAGCCAGCGGCGCCAGCGTCACGCTCGAGGAACTCATCCCCGGCACGCCCGGCAGCCCCGAGTTCGAGGCCACGCGCACCCGCGCCATGGCGTTCATCGCCGACGACCCCGCAACGCAGGCCGACGTCCGCCCGGACGCCCGCACCATCGCCGACGTGGGACCCGGCGCGCCCGGCCCGGATGCTCGGTCGACGCGCGCCACCGCCGGCGGCATCGCCGACCGCGCCACGCGCCTCGAGAGCGCCAACACGATCGGGCCGGGCGGCGACGGCGCGGCCCTCCCCGCGATCGAGGGCTACGAGGTCCGCTCGTGCCTCGGGCGGGGCGGCATGGGCGCGGTCTTCGAGGCCGTTCAACTCTCCACCGGGCGGCGCGTCGCGGTGAAGTTGATGATCGACGCGGCGGGGGTGTCCGACGCCGCCCGACAGCGGTTCGAGCGCGAGGTCGAGGTGGTGGCGCGCCTCGAGCACCCGGGCATCGTGTCGGTGGTGGACTCGGGCGTTCGCAAGGGGCGGTACTACTACGTGATGGAGTACGTGCCCGGCGACGCCCTCGACCGGGCGCTCCCGCCGGGCAAGGGCGACGTGCGGCGCGTCGTCGAGATGCTCGTCGAGATCTGCGAGGCGGTCGACTACGCCCACCAGCGCGGCGTGCTGCACCGCGACCTGAAGCCCTCGAACGTGATCGTCGACAAGCGGGGGCGGCCCCGCCTGCTCGACTTCGGCATCGCCAAGCTCGTCGACGACAAGACCGACGAGCGTCACGGGCAGCGGGGAATGACCATCGGCCAGCCGGGCCAACTGCTCGGGACGGTCGCGTACATGTCGCCCGAGCAGGCGCAGGCCCGCAACGACCTCACGAGCGTGCGGACCGACGTGTACGCGCTCGGCGCGATCGGGTACGAACTGCTGACCGGGCACCTGCCTTGCTCGGCCGAGGGCTCGCTCCGCGAGGTGCTGGCGCGGATCGCCGAGGTGGACCCGGCGCCGCCCTCGAAGCTGCGCCGGGCCGTCCCGCGCGACATCGACGCCGTGCTCCTGCGCGCCCTGGAGAAAGACCCGCAGCGCCGGTACGCGACGGCGGGCGAACTGGCGCAGGACCTCTCGCGCTGGCTGCGGGGCGAGCCGGTGTCCGCCCGGCGCGTCGGGCCCACGGGGCGATTCTGGCGCTTCGTGAAGCGCAACCGCACGGTGTCGATGGCGGCGGCCATCGCCGCGGTGGTGCTGTGCTCGGTCTCCACCCTGCTCATCATCCGGATCGTCGACGAGCGCGACCGCGCGGTCGCGAACTTCGCGCTGCTGCGTGGCGTGCTGGAATCCGCCGATCCCGAGCGATCCAACAGCATCGTGCAGCTGCTCGACAACGCGACCAAGAAGATCGAGGAAAGCCCCCCGGGGGTTGACCTCGCCGAGGCCGACGTGCGGGCCATCCTGGGCGTCGTGTACCGCAAGTTCGGCGAGTACGGGAAGGCCCGGGCGCAGCAGCAGCGCGTGCTGGAGATCTACGACGCGCGCGACGAGCACGACACCGACGCCCGCGCCGAGGCGATCCACAACCTCGCGGCGACGCTCTGGTGGGAGGGGAGTTATTCCCAGGCCGAGACGCTCTACACCCGCTCGCTCAACATGCGCCGGCGCCTGCACCGGGGCGATCATCCGGACGTCGCGATGAGCCTGACGCACCTGGCGGCGTGCCGCCTGCGGATGGGGCGCCTGCCCGAGGCGACGCAGCTCTACGCCGAGGCGCTCGACATGCGTCAGCGTCTGTACAAGGGCCCGCACGAGGAGGTCGCCCAGGCGCTGAACAACGTCGCGAAGTGCGAGCTGGACGCCGAGGCGTTCGAGCGTGCGGAGGTGCTGTTCCGTCGCGCGCTCGACATGATCGTGAGCCTGCGGGGCGAGCAGTACGCGGGCACCGCCGCCGCCTCGCAGAACCTGGGAGACTGCCTGCTGCGCCGATGCGACGCGGCGTTGGTGCAGGGCGACGGCGCGGGTGCCCGGACGTTCGCCGAGCAGGCCGACGAGGCGTTCTCCCGCGCGCTCGCCATCCGGCTGCAGATGTTCCCGCGCGGGCACCACCTCGTGGCGATGAGCCGCGCAGGCCAGGCGCGCGCCAAGGCCGCCCACGGGGCCGCCTCCGACGCCCGCGAGGCCGCGACGCAGGCCCTCGCCATGATCCGCCAGACCCGCCCCGCGAACCACCCCGACATCGTGGACGTGCTGGACGCGAACGCCGAGGCGCACCTCGCCGCCGGCGACGTCGCGGGCGCGCTCGACTTCCTCGACCAGGCGCTGGCGATCTCCGGCTCGGTCGAGCCGCGGCGCGCGGAGATCGTCGCGCGCCGGGGCGTCCTGCTCGTACGCCTCGGGCGCACGTCCGAGGGCGAGCAGGCCCTGGCCGAGGGGCTCGCGGCGCTGCGACAAGCGCGCGGCACCACAAGCGTGCGTGTCACACGCCTGGAGCAACTCGCCCACGAGGCCGGCGCGCCGACGAACTGA
- a CDS encoding tetratricopeptide repeat protein, translated as MKRRTKKLLVVLAVLGVLAVGAGGAYVARDGVRERRAQAGLRDGTAAFEAREYARAMDGLGRYLSRHPDDADVLLLIARARAQVPLENRRHLASAVMFARRASDLRPTDVPTLELVIDLYAQLGFNTETRQFAQRLIAADPSNIAGHQALVGSLAATNRLDEALAAAEAFVAARPDDVLPYQLLIEVMVLRGDDPRTLLERALAGMERLPDSLAMRILAARAAGAAGNRAEFDRLSQEALALPLSSESELVDLLALLERSDDADARIAELLTRLRDDPRLGPTARDLGAERDWKFGRFLAAQEPLRAAIATPQTASSRAIGLAVVVLTAPADAPGVDAALAELSSRGDPQDRYWKTLAEGVRAVRAEDFRAAREHLAEAVRLDPRPGFAQFFLAELLFPLGEQDEAIRLLENIAGDERAIADPAWRVARSQLVTMKIRAGRLSEARTAANLALGLRPSAPEALAVGYAALTSFDAGSASAADIESLAKALASFDGELAQDPTILGLRAWAAYGLARPAEARPLVQRVVAASAAPASEIALRLLAFTRADDATLHASLLTHLRTVAPADMALVEYEAAFRALTQGPQSARDFIASLARPDDTPQRQAMLQYTLAAAIEPLEPAAAADIHERLVALPDPPLPVVLAIANSDVAWTRRELISRTLSLLREPLGSASTRFRVLDARYQLAFERSEKSASQVVTSLAPIAAANPRDPIAAVLLADAYTILGNRRGGIEALESTLSATGSPLLFPPLIALLQADARGPEADRQLRQFLVYRELPDESRRARSRLAATQGLLKEAVADIDALADRRTADDRLLAAAIRVRLGDLTGAAADVEAARAASPASLPAIFAAAELLAKGGDLDGAVRLIEQSPSAVTPADRRNLVNALLALYADPARAEAALRDATREGGNAESWAQLANFLMKQNRLEEALAAVDQGLKGSPNDSRLSWLRGTIVLATGGESALNDSLSMLSRAAEDPNATPSLRAVLDVMRRVAVEKPDWGRAARDLEEIVEKYPTEVDIRSLLVAAHFNAGAPDRAIAAALLAADAAPGDPRGAKLAAQSLASVGRWEEALTQARAWKTRSADSYEADVFLAGSLLTLGRATEGLDVVLPQRARISGASPPDLPALDVLSRALAGSGKIADARALLEPRLSGDPRVFDLSVSVIRSSIGEPTRAEPLREWLASLDGLATSPPMHMLVAECWVDLGISSNSKDDLARAIAAADKAKGDPATAPFAHLVTATAYDYVDDADRAIEAYDQARTLLPENPIILNNLAYRLTLKRIRAADAVQYATKAVALSANESPAARANFMDTLAQAQLAGGAPKDALATFTTAQSLAPGMPDLFVGLAECHQTLGDAAQAREQLRRLDATLGGRPLSPGLQRRADAVRTALGPG; from the coding sequence ATGAAACGCCGAACAAAGAAACTGCTGGTCGTGCTCGCCGTGCTCGGCGTCCTCGCCGTCGGCGCGGGCGGGGCCTACGTCGCCCGTGACGGCGTGCGCGAACGCCGCGCCCAGGCCGGTCTGCGCGACGGCACCGCCGCGTTCGAGGCCCGCGAGTACGCGCGCGCCATGGACGGCCTGGGCCGCTACCTCTCCCGACACCCCGACGACGCCGACGTGCTCCTGCTCATCGCCCGTGCCCGCGCGCAGGTGCCCCTCGAGAACCGGCGGCACCTCGCCTCGGCCGTCATGTTCGCGCGGCGCGCCTCCGACCTCCGCCCGACCGACGTTCCCACCCTCGAACTCGTCATCGACCTGTACGCGCAGCTCGGCTTCAACACCGAGACGCGCCAGTTCGCGCAGCGCCTCATCGCCGCCGATCCCTCGAACATCGCCGGGCACCAGGCGCTCGTCGGCAGCCTCGCCGCGACCAACCGCCTCGACGAAGCGCTCGCCGCCGCCGAGGCCTTTGTCGCCGCCCGCCCCGACGACGTGCTGCCCTACCAGTTGCTGATCGAGGTCATGGTGCTGCGGGGCGACGATCCGCGCACGCTGCTCGAGCGCGCCCTCGCCGGCATGGAGCGACTGCCCGACAGCCTGGCGATGCGCATCCTGGCCGCGCGCGCCGCCGGCGCCGCCGGAAACCGCGCCGAGTTCGACCGCCTCTCGCAGGAGGCCCTCGCGCTGCCCTTGTCGTCCGAGTCCGAACTGGTCGACCTGCTCGCGCTGCTCGAACGCTCGGACGACGCCGACGCGCGCATCGCCGAACTGCTCACCCGCCTCCGCGACGATCCCCGCCTCGGGCCGACCGCGCGCGACCTGGGCGCCGAGCGCGACTGGAAGTTCGGGCGGTTCCTCGCCGCGCAAGAGCCCCTCCGCGCCGCGATCGCCACCCCCCAGACCGCCTCCAGCCGCGCCATCGGCCTGGCGGTGGTGGTGCTCACCGCCCCCGCCGACGCGCCCGGCGTCGACGCGGCCCTCGCCGAACTCTCCTCCCGCGGCGATCCTCAGGACCGCTACTGGAAGACCCTCGCCGAGGGCGTTCGCGCCGTGCGTGCCGAAGACTTCCGCGCGGCACGCGAGCACCTCGCCGAGGCCGTCCGACTCGACCCCCGCCCCGGCTTCGCCCAGTTCTTCCTGGCCGAACTCCTCTTCCCGCTGGGGGAGCAGGACGAGGCCATCCGCCTGCTCGAGAACATCGCGGGCGACGAGCGCGCGATCGCCGACCCCGCGTGGCGCGTGGCCCGCTCGCAGCTCGTGACGATGAAGATCCGCGCCGGACGCCTCAGCGAGGCCCGCACCGCCGCCAACCTCGCGCTGGGCCTGCGTCCCTCGGCGCCCGAGGCGCTCGCCGTCGGGTACGCCGCCCTCACTAGCTTCGACGCGGGCAGCGCGTCCGCCGCCGACATCGAGTCGCTCGCCAAGGCCCTGGCCTCGTTCGATGGTGAACTCGCGCAGGACCCCACGATCCTGGGGCTGCGCGCCTGGGCCGCCTACGGGCTCGCCCGCCCCGCCGAGGCCCGCCCGCTGGTGCAGCGCGTCGTCGCGGCCTCCGCCGCCCCCGCCTCCGAAATCGCCCTGCGCCTCCTCGCGTTCACACGCGCCGACGACGCCACCCTGCACGCGTCGCTGCTCACGCACCTGCGCACCGTCGCCCCGGCCGACATGGCGCTCGTCGAGTACGAGGCCGCCTTCCGCGCGCTCACGCAGGGGCCTCAGTCTGCCCGCGACTTCATCGCGTCGCTCGCGCGCCCCGACGACACCCCGCAGCGTCAGGCCATGCTGCAGTACACCCTCGCCGCGGCGATCGAACCGCTCGAGCCCGCCGCCGCCGCCGACATCCACGAGCGTCTCGTCGCCCTCCCCGACCCGCCCCTGCCCGTCGTCCTCGCGATCGCCAACTCCGACGTCGCCTGGACCCGGCGCGAACTCATCAGCCGCACGCTCTCTCTCCTGCGCGAGCCGCTCGGCTCGGCCTCCACCCGCTTCCGCGTGCTCGACGCGCGCTACCAGCTCGCCTTTGAACGATCCGAGAAGTCCGCCTCGCAGGTCGTGACCTCGCTCGCGCCCATCGCCGCCGCCAACCCGCGCGACCCCATCGCCGCCGTCCTCCTCGCCGACGCCTACACCATCCTCGGCAACCGGCGCGGCGGCATCGAGGCCCTCGAGAGCACCCTCTCCGCCACCGGCTCGCCCCTGCTCTTCCCCCCGCTCATCGCCCTGCTGCAGGCCGATGCCCGCGGCCCGGAGGCCGACCGCCAACTCCGCCAGTTCCTCGTCTACCGCGAACTGCCCGACGAATCCCGTCGTGCCCGGTCCCGGCTCGCCGCCACGCAGGGCTTGCTCAAGGAGGCCGTCGCCGACATCGACGCGCTCGCCGATCGACGCACCGCCGACGATCGCCTGCTCGCCGCGGCCATCCGCGTCCGCCTCGGCGATCTCACCGGCGCCGCCGCCGATGTCGAGGCCGCTCGCGCCGCCTCGCCCGCCTCGCTCCCCGCGATCTTCGCCGCCGCCGAGTTGCTCGCGAAAGGCGGCGATCTCGACGGCGCGGTCCGCCTCATTGAGCAGTCGCCCTCCGCCGTCACCCCCGCCGACCGCCGGAACCTCGTCAACGCCCTGCTGGCGCTCTACGCAGACCCGGCGCGCGCCGAGGCCGCGCTGCGGGATGCGACCCGCGAGGGTGGGAACGCCGAGTCCTGGGCCCAACTCGCGAACTTCCTGATGAAGCAGAACCGCCTCGAAGAGGCGCTCGCCGCCGTCGACCAGGGGCTCAAGGGTTCGCCGAACGACTCGCGTCTGTCCTGGCTCCGCGGCACCATCGTGCTCGCCACCGGGGGCGAGAGCGCGCTCAACGACAGCCTCTCCATGCTCAGCCGCGCCGCCGAAGACCCCAACGCCACGCCGTCGCTCCGCGCCGTCCTCGATGTCATGCGCCGCGTTGCCGTCGAGAAGCCCGATTGGGGCCGCGCCGCACGCGACCTCGAGGAGATCGTCGAGAAGTACCCCACCGAGGTCGACATCCGCTCGCTCCTCGTCGCGGCCCACTTCAACGCCGGCGCGCCCGACCGCGCCATCGCCGCCGCGCTCCTCGCCGCCGACGCCGCCCCGGGCGATCCGCGCGGCGCCAAGCTCGCCGCCCAGTCGCTCGCGTCCGTCGGGCGGTGGGAAGAAGCCCTCACGCAGGCCCGCGCCTGGAAGACGCGCTCCGCCGACTCGTACGAAGCCGACGTCTTCCTCGCCGGCTCCCTCCTCACGCTGGGCCGTGCGACCGAAGGCCTCGACGTCGTGCTGCCGCAGCGCGCCCGGATTTCCGGGGCCTCTCCCCCGGACCTCCCCGCGCTCGACGTGCTCTCCCGCGCCCTCGCCGGGTCGGGAAAGATCGCCGACGCCCGCGCCCTCCTCGAGCCGCGCCTCTCCGGTGATCCGCGCGTCTTCGACCTGTCCGTGTCGGTCATCCGGTCGAGCATCGGCGAGCCGACGCGCGCCGAACCACTCCGCGAATGGCTCGCGAGCCTCGACGGGCTCGCCACGTCGCCCCCCATGCACATGCTCGTGGCGGAGTGCTGGGTCGATCTGGGCATCAGTTCCAACTCGAAGGACGACCTCGCCCGCGCCATCGCCGCCGCCGACAAGGCCAAGGGCGATCCCGCCACGGCCCCGTTCGCCCACCTCGTCACCGCGACGGCGTACGACTACGTGGACGACGCCGATCGCGCCATCGAGGCGTACGACCAGGCCCGCACGCTCCTCCCCGAAAACCCGATCATCCTCAACAACCTCGCCTACCGCCTCACCCTGAAGCGCATCCGTGCCGCCGACGCGGTGCAGTACGCCACCAAGGCCGTCGCGCTCAGCGCCAACGAATCTCCCGCGGCCCGCGCCAACTTCATGGACACGCTCGCGCAGGCCCAGCTCGCTGGCGGAGCGCCCAAGGACGCCCTCGCCACGTTCACCACCGCCCAATCGCTCGCGCCGGGCATGCCCGACCTGTTCGTCGGCCTGGCCGAGTGCCACCAGACGCTCGGCGACGCCGCCCAGGCCCGCGAGCAACTCCGCCGCCTCGACGCCACCCTTGGCGGACGCCCGCTCTCGCCCGGGCTGCAGCGCCGCGCCGACGCCGTCCGCACCGCGCTCGGCCCGGGCTAA